A stretch of the Macaca thibetana thibetana isolate TM-01 chromosome X, ASM2454274v1, whole genome shotgun sequence genome encodes the following:
- the LOC126946053 gene encoding riboflavin kinase-like, with product MRHLPYFYPGQAMRGFGRGSKQLGMPTANFPEQVIDNLPADISTGIYYGWASVGSGDVHKMVVGIGWNPYYKNTKKSMETHIMHTFKEDFYGEILNVAIVDYLRPEKNYDSLESLISAIQGDTEEAKK from the coding sequence ATGAGGCATCTGCCTTACTTCTACCCGGGCCAAGCGATGCGGGGCTTCGGCCGCGGATCCAAGCAGCTGGGCATGCCCACAGCTAATTTTCCTGAGCAAGTGATAGATAATCTTCCAGCTGACATATCCACTGGCATTTACTATGGTTGGGCCAGTGTTGGAAGTGGAGATGTCCATAAGATGGTGGTGGGCATAGGATGGAACCCATATTACAAGAATACCAAGAAGTCTATGGAAACACATATCATGCATACCTTCAAAGAGGACTTCTATGGGGAAATCCTCAATGTTGCCATTGTTGACTACCTGAGACCAGAAAAGAACTATGATTCTTTAGAGTCACTTATTTCAGCAATTCAAGGTGATACTGAAGAAGCTAAGAAATGA